Proteins co-encoded in one Euleptes europaea isolate rEulEur1 chromosome 1, rEulEur1.hap1, whole genome shotgun sequence genomic window:
- the SMUG1 gene encoding single-strand selective monofunctional uracil DNA glycosylase — protein MNSSEGLMNFLEGDSLAEKFLRIEREQTVRLKELTFLEPVEYVYNPLDYAWEPHQDYVRKYCQSSKKVLFLGMNPGPFGMAQTGVPFGEVQLVRDWLQVRGQVSRPTREHPKRPIRGLECPQTEVSGARFWGFFRSLCASPEVFFRHCFVHNHCPLLFISPSGRNLTPAELPAAQREQLMQICDDALCEAIKLLGVAMVIGVGRFAEQRARKALSAAGIPVRVEGVMHPSPRNPQANKGWNTIIQAKLEELGVMGLVTD, from the exons ATGAACTCTTCAGAAGGTCTCATGAACTTCTTGGAAGGAGACAGCTTGGCTGAGAAGTTTCTCCGTATCGAGCGGGAGCAGACTGTACGCCTGAAGGAGCTCACTTTCCTCGAGCCTGTCGAATATGTTTACAACCCACTAGATTATGCCTGGGAACCCCACCAAGACTACGTGCGTAAATACTGCCAGTCAAGCAAGAAGGTGCTATTCCTTGGTATGAACCCAGGGCCCTTTGGTATGGCCCAGACTGGG GTGCCCTTTGGGGAGGTGCAGCTTGTCCGTGACTGGCTTCAGGTACGTGGACAGGTGTCTCGGCCAACACGCGAGCACCCAAAAAGACCAATCCGGGGCCTGGAATGCCCCCAGACGGAGGTGAGCGGTGCCCGCTTCTGGGGCTTCTTCCGCTCCCTGTGTGCCAGCCCAGAGGTGTTCTTCCGCCACTGCTTTGTCCACAACCACTGCCCGCTGCTCTTCATCAGTCCGAGCGGCCGCAACCTGACCCCGGCCGAACTGCCAGCCGCTCAGCGGGAACAGCTCATGCAGATCTGTGACGATGCCTTGTGTGAGGCTATAAAGTTATTGGGCGTTGCCATGGTGATTGGCGTGGGGCGCTTTGCTGAGCAGCGCGCCCGCAAAGCCCTGTCAGCCGCCGGTATCCCGGTGCGAGTAGAGGGGGTGATGCACCCGTCGCCTCGCAACCCCCAAGCGAACAAGGGCTGGAACACCATCATCCAAGCTAAGCTGGAAGAACTGGGTGTGATGGGCCTTGTCACAGACTGA